From the Natrarchaeobaculum aegyptiacum genome, one window contains:
- a CDS encoding ATP-binding protein — protein sequence MNDDGRSSDALEGGFPATYDSDRFRHLIEHIQDAVVEFEFVDDEPIVRGINPAFIEVFGYGPDEVLEQSLNECIVPPWLETEATTLDDRTTAGKVNYRRVRRETADGVREFLYRGIPYRIASGERVADAIDADSGEPNGSNAAAGALSSDGRRGFAVYTDLTEDRRNRSRVHVLNRVLRHNLRNKVTLVAGSVESLLEELDDDALDPTARMLADNVDAGVDELRTLTREASDLYRIANASIPEDPRVDSVPLARTVAGRYGLEYPDVSIDLDVPGRLWVAATDRLEIAVESLVENAIVHNPCDEPRVWLEVERESAEWCTIAVADDGPGIPPVEREVVTGESEITDLHHGSGLGLWLVKWTVETFGGEITFDRSEAGGSRVQLRLRRWTGDE from the coding sequence GTGAACGATGACGGTCGCTCGAGTGATGCGCTCGAGGGTGGTTTTCCAGCGACGTACGATTCTGACCGGTTCCGACACCTGATCGAACACATTCAGGACGCGGTCGTCGAGTTCGAGTTCGTCGACGATGAACCGATCGTCCGGGGGATCAACCCCGCGTTCATCGAGGTCTTCGGATACGGTCCCGACGAGGTGCTGGAGCAGTCGCTCAACGAGTGTATCGTACCACCCTGGCTCGAGACCGAGGCGACGACGCTCGACGATCGGACGACCGCGGGGAAGGTCAACTATCGTCGCGTTCGTCGGGAGACTGCAGACGGCGTCAGGGAGTTTCTCTATCGCGGGATTCCGTATCGGATCGCTTCGGGTGAAAGGGTGGCTGACGCCATCGACGCAGACAGTGGGGAACCGAACGGCAGCAACGCCGCCGCCGGGGCTCTCTCCAGCGACGGCCGTCGCGGCTTCGCCGTCTACACCGATCTTACCGAAGACCGGCGCAATCGAAGCCGGGTCCACGTCCTCAACCGCGTGCTCAGACACAACCTCCGGAACAAGGTCACGCTGGTCGCCGGCAGCGTCGAGAGCCTGCTCGAGGAACTCGACGACGACGCCCTCGATCCGACTGCGCGAATGCTCGCCGACAACGTCGATGCCGGCGTCGACGAACTCCGAACGCTGACTCGCGAGGCGAGTGACCTCTACCGGATCGCCAACGCTTCGATTCCCGAGGACCCCCGGGTCGACAGCGTCCCGCTTGCGCGCACCGTCGCCGGACGATACGGGCTGGAGTATCCCGACGTCAGCATCGACCTCGACGTCCCCGGCCGACTCTGGGTAGCGGCGACCGACCGCCTCGAGATCGCCGTCGAGAGCCTCGTCGAGAACGCGATCGTCCACAATCCCTGCGACGAGCCACGCGTCTGGCTCGAGGTGGAGCGCGAATCGGCGGAGTGGTGTACGATCGCAGTCGCCGACGACGGACCTGGCATCCCGCCGGTCGAACGGGAGGTGGTCACCGGTGAGAGCGAGATCACCGACTTGCACCACGGCAGCGGTCTCGGCCTGTGGCTCGTGAAGTGGACGGTCGAGACCTTCGGGGGTGAGATTACGTTCGACCGCAGTGAAGCGGGGGGCTCTCGGGTACAACTTCGATTACGCCGATGGACTGGCGACGAGTGA
- a CDS encoding ABC transporter permease: MVSVGFRALFRRELLRFVRRPKNTFMPPAITNVLYFAVFGVILGGRIDSPVDAPGVEIGYILFLIPGLVVLGTISNAFENASFSIFHGRWNEYIHETLTSPLSYVEMVVAYVAASAVRGLIVGAIVAVIGALFVPLSVENGLFLVATMVVISSLFAGLGIIGGLLARDFDDLTVMNQFILRPLVFFGAVFYSLTMLEPVWQTVSLLNPMVYMVDSVRYGLLGYSDFLQIAPPAYAELAPYASLGVLTALTAIVIAIDVYMFKVGYGLTD, encoded by the coding sequence ATGGTCTCGGTGGGCTTCCGGGCGCTCTTCCGGCGCGAACTGCTGCGCTTCGTTCGCCGGCCGAAGAACACGTTCATGCCGCCGGCGATCACGAACGTGCTCTACTTCGCGGTCTTCGGTGTGATTCTTGGCGGGCGGATCGACAGTCCAGTCGACGCTCCCGGTGTGGAGATCGGCTACATCCTCTTTCTGATCCCGGGACTCGTCGTGCTGGGGACGATCTCGAACGCCTTCGAGAACGCCTCGTTCTCGATCTTCCACGGGCGGTGGAACGAGTACATCCACGAGACGCTCACCTCGCCGCTGTCGTACGTCGAGATGGTCGTCGCCTACGTGGCTGCCAGTGCGGTTCGGGGACTGATCGTCGGCGCTATCGTCGCCGTCATCGGCGCACTGTTCGTCCCACTCAGCGTCGAAAACGGACTTTTCCTCGTCGCGACGATGGTCGTCATCTCCTCGCTGTTCGCCGGACTCGGGATCATCGGCGGTCTCCTCGCGCGAGACTTCGACGACCTCACTGTGATGAACCAGTTCATCCTCCGGCCGCTGGTCTTCTTCGGGGCGGTCTTTTACTCGTTGACGATGCTCGAGCCGGTCTGGCAGACCGTCTCCCTGCTGAATCCGATGGTCTACATGGTCGACAGCGTCCGGTACGGCCTGCTCGGCTACTCTGACTTCCTCCAGATTGCCCCGCCGGCGTACGCCGAACTGGCACCCTACGCCTCGCTGGGGGTGCTGACCGCGCTCACAGCGATCGTGATCGCCATCGACGTCTACATGTTCAAGGTCGGCTACGGGTTGACCGACTGA